CGTCTCTACTGTTTGCCGCATCCGATGACCATCCTTTGCGGCAAAAGTCAACGATTGCGGCCGGGATCAGTCCAAAACCTGCATCAGTTCGATCCGGTTGCCGAAGGGATCGTAAACATAGGTCCGAAGGAAACCCTCAAGCGGCGCGTCCGGCGTCACCACATGACCGGCCTTTTCCACCGCCGCCGCAACCGCCGCGACATCATCGACCAGAAACGCCGGATGCGCCTTTTTCGCGGGCCGGAAATCCTGCTCGACGCCGAGGTGAATGCGCAATTCTCCGCGCTCGAACCAGCACCCGCCGCGCGCTCTCAGATTGTCGGGCTTTTCAACCTCCGGGACGCCAAGGACGCCGGCATAGAACGCCCGCGCCTCGTCTTCCCGGCCCTCGGGCATGGCGAGTTGGATGTGGTGGATGGATTTGAGGTGCATGAGGAAGATCGACCAAAACCGGGAAGGATCACAGGTTAAGCAGTCTTCAGTGATCGTGCCGGGCGCGCCATAGCTGGACGCCAAGAACAGCCAATGCCGGAACCAGCAGGATCAGCGGGATCAGCGGGATTGTTATGTAGACCTGTTCAAAGCTCATGGCTCACCTCATCGAAAGGATTGTCATCCTCGCAGCTATATGTAGCACGATTGCCAGAAAATAGCGACGGACGTCGAGGCCACCGATCCCCCTTGAAGGGACGGCTTGTCGCAGAAGGCTTTTCCGCACAGCCCCCAAGTCTTCTCGCCCCGGAGGGGAGAGATGTCGCGACAGCGACAGTGAGGGGGGAACCTATCCACGCGGACACCCTCACGAACGGAAATGCTGCTTCACCCTCACTGCCCCTGTCGGGGCATCTCTCCCGCAAGCGGGAGAGAGTATATGGAGCAAGATCCAAGGCCATCTGCAATAGCCCCGCCCTCACGAGGGGAGGTTGTGAGAGCCAACGCCTCCCCCACAGCGATCATCCCGCCCGCTTGCGATCCTCCGCCTGTGCGTCCAGCATCTGACGCACCCTTGCCACCAGATCACCCTCCGGCACGGTCTCCTGCGCCACGCGCGCCTCTCGCCATTCGGCATTGTCCTCGATCTCGCCGGACAAGCGCTTGCCCTCGATCAGGTCCTTGATCTGGACGGTGCCCTCGGCGCGCTCGTCGCCGCCCTGGATGATGGCGATCGGGCAGCCGCGGCGGTCGGCATATTTGAGCTGGTTGCCGAATTTCTTCCAGTTGCCCTGATACATTTCGGCGCGGATGCCTTCGCGGCGCAGTTCCTGCGTCATCTTCTGGTAGCGGCCCATGGCCTCGGCATCGCCATCCATAACGGTGACGAGAACCGGCTCGATCACCTCGGACGCGCCGAGCTTGCCGAGGTTTTTGAGTGCGGTCATCAGCCGCGACACGCCGATGGAAAAGCCCGTTGCCGGCACCGGCTGGCCCATGAAGCGCGACACCAGCCCATCATACCGCCCGCCGCCGCCGACCGAACCGAACACGACCTTTTCGCCCTTTTCATTGGTGACGTCGAAGAGGAGCTCGGCTTCGTAGACGGGGCCTGTGTAGTATTCGAGGCCACGGACGACGGTCCCATCGATCCTTATTCTTTCGGCACCATAGCCAGCTGCACGAACTAACGCCTCTACCGTTTCAATGCTCTTAAGACCTTCAGCGAACGTCTCGTTGATCTCAAATTTTGTCTTGATCGCAAGCAGATTGTTCATAAATGCGGAGTCGGCTTTATTCTTAAGCTTGAAGTTGAACGGAGGCTCCCCCCCTTCGCCATAGAACTGGACTTTCTGAACGTAGGCCATCCTATCCATTTCACTGCCATGAAGCAGGCTCATGATAGCTGTCAATTGCTCATCTTTGAGACCCGCACCTTGGGTGAAGTCGCCGCTATCATCTTTTCTTCCCGCTCCCAGAAGTTCCTCAACACCCTCCAGCCCCAATCGATCGAGCTTGTCGATAGCTCGCAAAACAACCAACCTCCGCGCAGCATTTTTTTCAGAAGCCAAGCCGATAGTATCCAGCAAGCCATCCCAAATTCGGCGATCGCTGAAGCGGATCACATAATCCCCGCGCGGAATGCCGAGGGCTTCCATGGTGTCGGCCATCATCATGCACATTTCGGCGTCCGTCTGGACGCCGGGCGCGCCGACGACGTCGGCGTCGAACTGCATGAACTGGCGGAAGCGGCCCGGGCCCGGCTTTTCGTTGCGGAACACATAGCCGGCGCGATAGGTGCGGTAGGGAAGCTGGATGTCGTTGAAATTTTCCGCGACATGGCGGGCGAGCGGGGCCGTCAGGTCGTAGCGGAGCGACATCCACTGGTCGTCATCGTCGGTCAGCGAGAACACACCCTCGTTCGGGCGGTCCTGATCGGGCAGGAACTTGCCCAGCGCATCGGTATATTCGAACAGCGGCGTTTCCACCGGATCAAAGCCGTAATTCTCGTAGACCGCCTTGATCTTCGCCGTCATTTCCTCGGTCGCGCGGATATCGGCGGCCGAACGGTCGACAAAGCCGCGCGGCAGGCGGGCTTTCAGCTTCTGCGGTTTCTTCTTCTTGTCGCTCATGGTTGACCTATCCGGAACACAGCTTCATTTTCCGGGCCCTGATTAACGGATCGCCGTGGGTCCGGCAAGCGCCAAGGCCATGCACGACACGCGCCACGGACCGGCGGTGGCCAAACGGAGGACCGATGGAGATTGAAACCGTATCGATGCCCGAGCTCGTCTGCATCGGCCTCAGCGTGCGCGGCGCGTGGCATGAATTGCCGCAAAAGGTTCCCGCAGCCTGGCAGCGGCTGTTCGCCGCAACAGGGGATGCCGAGCACTTTCTCGAAGTCTCGCGCAAGCAGCCGGACAGCGCCTATATCGAGTTTCTCGGCTTCCTGGCATCGCGCAAGACGGAGATACCGCCCGGTCTCGAACGCCATGTGGTTGCCGCCGGGCGCTATCTCCGCCTCCTTCATGCGGGGCCGCTTGCGGAAATCGCCGATGGCTTTGCCCGTCTGCACGCCCATGCCGCGGCGACCGGGGTAAGGCTCGGCGACCTCAAGCTCGATTTCGGCTACCGGCGCGGCCTGCCCGACACGCCGCATGAGCTCTATGTGGCCGTCGAGCAGGCGCCGCCGGCTCTGAGCGGACCCGCGCCCGGTTCGGCCGGCTGAGATGCGAGGCTGAAGGCCACCAGTTCGCTCGCCGCCTTGCTCAGATGCCGCTCCCTGTGGCTCAAAAGCTGGAAGGCGCGCGACGGCAGGTCGAAATTCACGCGCTTCAGTTCGCCCGAGGCCAGCCAGGGCGCCGCGACCGCGCCGGAGATCGCCGTCGCCGCATGGCCGGAGCGCACGGCGGACAGCACGGCCTCGTTTGAGGGCAGCACCATCACCACGTTGAGGTCTGCGGGCGCAATGCCGAAACCGGCCATGGCGTGCTCGAACTCAAAGCGCGTTCCGGAGCCCTCCTCGCGCAGCACGAAGGCCGCCTGCCGGGCGAGTTCGCCCGGCGTCACCGGCCGGCCATCGGCCAGCGGATGGCCGGGCGCGACCACCACCATCAGCGCGTCGTCGGTCAGGTGGCGCTTGGCCAGCAGCGGATTGTCGAGCGTGCCCTCGATATAGCCAAGCTCCGCCTCGCCGCCGGCAACGGCCTCGGCCACCGCCATGGTGTTGCCGATCGACAGCCTGAGTTCGATGCCCGGATAACGCGCGTGAAAGCGCATCAGCACCTGCGGCAGCCAGTAGCTGGCAATCGTCTGGCTGGCGAAGACCGACAGCGCCCCGCGCTCCAGCCCGCCAAGCTCGCCCAGCACGCGTTCGGCCGAGCGCACCCGCGCAAGGGTCGCCCGCGCCTCATCCAGAAATACCCTCCCCTCCGCCGTCAGCACGATGCCGCGCCCGACCCGGTCGAAGAGGGTGACGGAATAGAAGTCTTCCAGCTTGCGGATGGCGCTGGAAACGGCAGACGGCGTCAGATGCAGCGCTTCGGCCGCCCGCGTCAGGTGCTCGCGCTCGGCCACCGCCACGAACACAACCAGTTGCTCAAGGGTCATCATGGGATGAACATTCTCTTTTGCCGAACAAAACGTCAATTATTATTCGATGGAAGCCTATATTTGAGCATGACATGCTTTGCGCATCACAGGATTCCCCCCATGCGCATTGCCGTCGAAACCGAAAATATCCACCCCTGGACCGGACGCTTCATCTCGCTCGCGCCCGGCATTCTGCTCTCCTGCCTCGTCGCCCTGGCGGCCTTCGGGCTGGAAGCCGTCGAAGTTCACATAACCGAGCATCGTTTCGTCGAAAACCTTGTGCTCGCCATCCTCATCGGCACGGCCATCCGTTCGCTCGTCCACCTGCCGGCGGCGTTCAACCCCGGGATCCGGTTCTGCGAGAAATTCGTGCTGGAAGTGGCGATCGTGCTGCTCGGCGCCTCGATCAGCGTTCAGGCGCTGAAGGCGGCGGGCCCGGCTCTGGTGCTCGGCATTGTCTTCACCGTGATCGCCGCGATCGCCATTTCCTATGGCATCGGCCGCGGTCTCGGGCTGAAGCACAAGCTTGCGACGCTGGTTGCCTGCGGCAATTCCATCTGCGGCAATTCGGCGATCGCGGCGGCCGCCCCGGTCATCGACGCGGAGCCGGAGGATATCGCCTCGGCCATCGCGTTTACCGCCGTGCTCGGCGTCATCATGGTGCTGGCGCTGCCGCTTGCGCTGGTCGGCCTGGGCTTGACCGCGCCGCAATATGGCGTGCTCTCCGGCCTCACCGTCTATGCCGTGCCGCAGGTGCTCGCCGCCGCCCAGCCGGGCGGGGTGATCGCGGTGCAGACCGGCACGCTGGTCAAGCTCATCCGGGTGATGATGCTCGGCCCCGTGCTCCTCGCGCTCGGCATGACCGCGCGCGCCGCCGCCTCAGGCGCGGGCGCGAAGGTCAAGCTGAAGCATATCGCCCCGTGGTTCATCATCGGCTTCGCGCTGATGATGGCGCTGCGGTCTGCCGGCGCCATTCCGGAAGGGGTCGTTCCGCCGCTTGCCCACGCCTCCAACGCACTCACCGTGCTGGCCATGGCGGCGTTGGGCCTCTCCGTCGACATCCGCGCGCTCGGCCGCGCCGGCGGACGGGTGATCGCAACCGCCGTGCTTTCGATAGGCGTACTGACGGCAATCGCGCTCGGCCTGATCTTCGTGCTGCAGATCGGCTGATCAGGACGCCACGGGCCGCTTCAGCGCGGCCCTCAGCCGTTCCACCTCATCGCGGCAGCAGCAGCCTTCGATATGGTCGTTGACGAGCCCCATGGCCTGCATGAAGGCATAGACCGTTGTCGGGCCAACGAATTTCCAGCCGCGCTTTCTCAGATCCTTCGAAATCTTCACGGAGACGGGGGTGGTCGGATTCGCCCTGAGCGTTTCGAGATCGACCACCCTCGGCCGGTCCTCCGGTCCCGGTTCATGCGCCCAGAAATACGCGGCCAGCGAACCGAACTCGGCCTCCATATCGATGGCGCGGGCGGCGTTGTTGATCGTCGCCTCGATCTTGCCGCGATGGCGGATGATGCCTGCATCGGCAAGCAGACGTTGGACGTCCTTCTCGCCGTACCGCGCAACCTTGTGAAAATCGAAGCCGTCGAAACCGGCGCGGAAATTCTCGCGCTTCCTCAGGATAGTGAGCCAGGACAGCCCCGACTGGAAGCCCTCCAGGCAGATCTTCTCGAACAGCCGGACATCATCGGTGACCGGTCGGCCCCATTCCTCATCATGATATCTGAGATAGTCCGGCAGGTTGCCATGCCAGAAACAGCGGTCCCTGCCGTCGTCACCCGTTATCAACCCCGCCGTTTCGCTCACATGTGCCTCCTGATTCTTGTGGAACAAAAAGGAAACATGATTTCGGCGGGACGGCAAGGGCCGCGCCCTCGGCCCAACATGAAACGCAGCCGTCGCGGGCGTGACCGTTCACGAAGCCTTAACCAATTTATATTTTGTTATGGTTAACAACACGTCGCTTCTGGGACCCTCCATGCTTCGCCTCACCGCCCCAGCGGGAATGCTCCTGCTTGCCGCGTCATTTGCCGCTTCCGCCGATCGCGCGTCTGCCGAAACAGCGTTCTCCGTCTATGGCGGCTATCAGACCGCGCCGCATTCACCGATCGAGATCAATGGCGCTGATGCTTTCACCGCAGGCTGGGAGGGCCGTTCGTTCAACTGGCCGGCCTATTGGGGCGCGCGCGCAACCTACTGGCTCGACCGTTACAAGCAACCGAACCTCGGCATTGCGCTCGATTTCAGCCATGCCAAGGTCTATGCCGATGACGCCACGTTTGCCAAATCGGGCTGGAGCCATTTCGAATTTACCGACGGGCTCAACCTGCTGACGCTGAATGCGCTCTACCGCTTTCCGACAAAGGACAGCAAGTGGACGCCCTATGTCGGCCTCGGGGCCGGCATCAACGTGCCCCATGTCGAGGTCACCCGGCCATCCGGCCGCACCTATGGCTACCAGTTCGGCGGCCCGACCGTGCAGGCCCAGGCGGGCGTATCCTACAGTTTCGCAAAAAACTGGGACGCCTTCGTCGAATACAAGGCCAACTATTCCTGGGTCGACGTCGAGATCGACAGCGGCGACCGGATGAAGACCGGTATCCTCACCAATGCGGTCAATCTCGGCGTCAGCTTCCGGTTCTGAAACCAACTTTCCTTATGCCCGCGGCGGCTCGTCCGGCGGATCGGTCGGATCTGCTGTCGCGGCTGCGGGCGGGTGCGGCGGCGGGGTTTCGACCACATCGGCCTTCCGGCGCGCGCGCCGCGCCATCATGCCGTGGCCGCAAAGCGCCGCCATCGCGCCGAAGCCGAGCAGCACGACGATGATGTTCGCAATCCAGCCGAAGAACGGCAGGTAGTGCAGCAGCGACATCAGCACCAGCCCGCCGGCGATCGCCAGCAGGCGGTTGACGAGGCTGGTCTTGAGCGGCCTGATGCTGGTAACCAGCCACCAGGACAGAGCGTAGACCGCGAGCAGATAGGCGAGCGTCCAGAGGGCCGCCGTCGCCAGAATCACGAACGGGATCAGCGGAATGGCAATGAGCGTCATCAGCGCCAGCGGCACCGCTCCGAAGAGCGTCGACAGCGCAACGAAACCATAGCCGAGCGAGGCGAAGGGCCGGGTGATCAGCCGCGCCCGCGCCGCTTCCGTGCGCTGCGGGGCCAGCAGCAGGAACACAGTCGCCAGCGCCAGCATGAAGACAAGCATGGATATGAAGCTTGCGACCACGGTCGTGTCGGAGACGACCTCCGGCTCGGGCGCTTCTTCCGAGGCCGGTTTGGGCGTCAGCTTGCGGAAGGTCACCTTGTCGGCGGCAATCACCGTATCAGGAATGGCCACTTCGTCGGGCGCGTAATAGGTCAGCGCGCCGCCGATCGCGGCGTCCGGGCCGAAGGCGATCTCGTCGCCCATGATCCTGACATCGCCGGAAACCGCCGCGTTCAGCGTCAGGTCGCCGCTGCCGACGAGCAGACTGCCAGCGATCGGCGCGTTGATTTCGACCGAGCCGGCCGCCAACCGGGCATTGCCGCTGACGGCCGCGCGGGGTCCGATCTCGATATCCGCGCCGGCGGCCGAAAGATCGCCGGCGACCGTGCCGTCGATCTTGACGGAAAAGCCCGCTGCATAAAGGTCGCCGTTCACACTCGCGTTGGAACGAACCCTGGCGCCCGCCAGAAGCGCATCACGCCCGACGGAACCGTCAAGCCGCGCCGTCGCGCCGGCCACAAAGGCATTGCGCGGGCTGTCCTGGTTGAGCACGGTCGTCGTGCCGCTGGCATAGGTATCGCCGCCGAAGACCATGATCTTGTCATCATCCGCCATGGCCGCTGCGCTGCCAAGCGTCAGAACCGTCAATGCCGTCGCCAGTATGCGTGCTATTCCGCTCATGACCAAAGCCCCTCTTGCCCGTCAGTCGGTTCATCGAATGCGTCGCTACCGGTACTATCCCGCGTGTGAGGGCTTTCGTAAAGGACCAATGCGGCTCAAACCGCCCGGCATTTCAGCACCGCCGCCGCCAGCGCTTCCATGGTCTCGCGCCGTCTGTCAGATCGGCGCCAGCAAAGCCCGATCCGCCGCGCCGGCTGAGGTTCCGCAAAGGGCAGGATGGTCAGCGACGTTCGCGCGGTCTCCGCCGCCACGGCCATTTCGGGTATCAGCGTCATGCCCATGTCGTTCGCGACCATCTGCAACAGCGTGGTCATCGACGTCGCGCCGACATTGACGACATTGCGCTTCGGCTTGTGTTCGCAAAGTGCCAAGGCCTGGTCGCGCAGGCAATGGCCTTCCTCCAGAAGCAGCAGGCGATCCGCCTCGAGATCGGCCTGGGTCAGGGGCGAGGCGAGCACCGTTTGGTGATTGCGGGCGACCGCCATGAAGAACCGGTCGGCGAAAAGGTCCATCGTCTCAATGCCGTCGCGCTCGATCGGCAGCGCCGCCACCACGGCATCCAGCGTCCCCTCCTCCAGATAATCGAGAAGCTGGTCGGTGACGGCCTCCTTCAGGGCGACCTCCGCCTCGGGGTAATGACGCTTCAGATAGGGCACGAGTTTCGGGATCAGGTACGGAGCGACGGTGGGAATGAGGCCGATCGCCACCGGCCCCGCCAGCGGCCCCGCGGCCGGCCGGGCGGCGTGTTCCAGCGCGGCCATGGCGGCAAGCACGGTCCCCGCATGGGCCAGAACCCGCTCGCCCTCGCGGGTCAACAAGACCTGCCGGCGCGCGCGCTCGAACAAGGCGACGCCAAGCTCTGCCTCCATCTCCATAATCTGGGCGGAAAGCGCCGGCTGGCTGATATGCACCGCCTCCGCCGCCCGGCCGAAATGGCGCTCGCGCGCCAGTGCCTCGAAATAGCGCAATTGCTTGAATGTAATCATGATAGGAAAATCCTATCGTAAACTCCGGAAATCACAATTGGAAATTATAGAAACTTCGTGAGACCATCGCCATCACGAATAATGGAGGAAACCATGGCAGATAAACCGACCCTCACGACAACCGCTGGCGCCGCCGTGCCCGACAACCAGAATTCCATCACCGCCGGACCGCGCGGCGGGGTGATGATCCAGGATTACCAGCTGATCGAAAAGCTCGCCCACCAGAACCGCGAGCGCATTCCCGAGCGCGTGGTCCACGCCAAGGGCTGGGGCGCGTTCGGCACGCTGAAGATCACCGGCGATATCTCGAAATACACCAAGGCGAAGTGTCTGCAGCCGGGCGCGGAAACGCCGATGCTCGCCCGCTTCTCCACCGTTGCCGGCGAACTGGGGGCGGCGGACGCCGAGCGCGACGTGCGCGGCTTCGCGCTGAAATTCTACACCGAGGACGGCAACTGGGATCTTGTCGGCAACAACACGCCGGTGTTCTTCGTGCGCGACCCCTACAAGTTCCCGGACTTCATCCACACGCAGAAGCGCCATCCGCGCACCAATCTCAGATCGCCCAAGGCGATGTGGGATTTCTGGTCGCTGTCGCCGGAAAGCCTGCACCAGGTCACGATCCTGATGTCCGATCGCGGCATTCCGGTCGACCCGACCTTCATGAACGGCTACGGCTCGCACACCTATTCGCTGTGGAACGATGCCGGCGAGCGCTTCTGGGTCAAGTTCCACTTCAAGACCGAGCAGGGCCACAGGCACTACACCAATGATGAGGCCGAAACACTGATCGGCAAGAGCCGCGAGACCTACCAGGAAGCCCTCTTCGACAAGGTCGAGACCGGCAATTATCCGCGCTGGAAAGTGCAGGTGCAGATCATGCCGGAGGCAGACGCCGACAAGACCTCATATAATCCGTTCGACCTCACCAAGGTCTGGCCGCACGGCGACTATCCGCCGATCGACATCGGCGTGATGGAGCTGAACCGCAACGCCGACAATTACTTCGCCGAAATCGAGCAGGCGGCGTTCTCGCCCTCCAATATCGTGCCCGGCATCTCGCATTCGCCGGACAAGATGCTGCAGGCGCGCATCTTCTCCTATGCCGATGCCCACCGCTATCGCCTCGGCACCCACTACGAGGCGCTGCCGGTCAACGCGCCGAAATGTCCGGTCCATCACTACCACAAGGATGGCCAGATGAACTTCTTCGGCCAGAAGACCGGGGCGACGGATGCCTATTACGAGCCGAACAGCATGGGCGGCGCGGTCGAGGACAGGTCGGCGATGGAGCCGCCGCTTGCCATAGAAGGCGACATGGGCCGCTTCAACCATCGCGAGGGCAATGACGACTTTTCCCAGCCCCGGGCGCTGTTCGAACTCTTCGATGATGGCCAGAAGGCGCGGCTCTTCGACAATATCGCCGCCGCCATGGGCGGGGTGCCGGGCGAGATCATCGAGCGGCAGCTGGCGCTCTTCAAGCAGGTCCACCCGGATTACGAGGCCGGCGTGCGCGCCGCGCTGAAGGAAGCCCACGGCTACGAGGCCAACGCGATCTCGACGCCGGGAACGCCGAACGCCGCGGAGTAGCCGCATCCCCGGAGGGAATGATCAGCAGGCCGGCGCGAAACGTGCCGGCCTTATTTTCCGCG
This window of the Martelella lutilitoris genome carries:
- a CDS encoding hydrogen peroxide-inducible genes activator, translated to MITFKQLRYFEALARERHFGRAAEAVHISQPALSAQIMEMEAELGVALFERARRQVLLTREGERVLAHAGTVLAAMAALEHAARPAAGPLAGPVAIGLIPTVAPYLIPKLVPYLKRHYPEAEVALKEAVTDQLLDYLEEGTLDAVVAALPIERDGIETMDLFADRFFMAVARNHQTVLASPLTQADLEADRLLLLEEGHCLRDQALALCEHKPKRNVVNVGATSMTTLLQMVANDMGMTLIPEMAVAAETARTSLTILPFAEPQPARRIGLCWRRSDRRRETMEALAAAVLKCRAV
- a CDS encoding GyrI-like domain-containing protein; amino-acid sequence: MEIETVSMPELVCIGLSVRGAWHELPQKVPAAWQRLFAATGDAEHFLEVSRKQPDSAYIEFLGFLASRKTEIPPGLERHVVAAGRYLRLLHAGPLAEIADGFARLHAHAAATGVRLGDLKLDFGYRRGLPDTPHELYVAVEQAPPALSGPAPGSAG
- the hisS gene encoding histidine--tRNA ligase, translating into MSDKKKKPQKLKARLPRGFVDRSAADIRATEEMTAKIKAVYENYGFDPVETPLFEYTDALGKFLPDQDRPNEGVFSLTDDDDQWMSLRYDLTAPLARHVAENFNDIQLPYRTYRAGYVFRNEKPGPGRFRQFMQFDADVVGAPGVQTDAEMCMMMADTMEALGIPRGDYVIRFSDRRIWDGLLDTIGLASEKNAARRLVVLRAIDKLDRLGLEGVEELLGAGRKDDSGDFTQGAGLKDEQLTAIMSLLHGSEMDRMAYVQKVQFYGEGGEPPFNFKLKNKADSAFMNNLLAIKTKFEINETFAEGLKSIETVEALVRAAGYGAERIRIDGTVVRGLEYYTGPVYEAELLFDVTNEKGEKVVFGSVGGGGRYDGLVSRFMGQPVPATGFSIGVSRLMTALKNLGKLGASEVIEPVLVTVMDGDAEAMGRYQKMTQELRREGIRAEMYQGNWKKFGNQLKYADRRGCPIAIIQGGDERAEGTVQIKDLIEGKRLSGEIEDNAEWREARVAQETVPEGDLVARVRQMLDAQAEDRKRAG
- a CDS encoding bactofilin family protein produces the protein MSGIARILATALTVLTLGSAAAMADDDKIMVFGGDTYASGTTTVLNQDSPRNAFVAGATARLDGSVGRDALLAGARVRSNASVNGDLYAAGFSVKIDGTVAGDLSAAGADIEIGPRAAVSGNARLAAGSVEINAPIAGSLLVGSGDLTLNAAVSGDVRIMGDEIAFGPDAAIGGALTYYAPDEVAIPDTVIAADKVTFRKLTPKPASEEAPEPEVVSDTTVVASFISMLVFMLALATVFLLLAPQRTEAARARLITRPFASLGYGFVALSTLFGAVPLALMTLIAIPLIPFVILATAALWTLAYLLAVYALSWWLVTSIRPLKTSLVNRLLAIAGGLVLMSLLHYLPFFGWIANIIVVLLGFGAMAALCGHGMMARRARRKADVVETPPPHPPAAATADPTDPPDEPPRA
- a CDS encoding YeiH family protein, which translates into the protein MRIAVETENIHPWTGRFISLAPGILLSCLVALAAFGLEAVEVHITEHRFVENLVLAILIGTAIRSLVHLPAAFNPGIRFCEKFVLEVAIVLLGASISVQALKAAGPALVLGIVFTVIAAIAISYGIGRGLGLKHKLATLVACGNSICGNSAIAAAAPVIDAEPEDIASAIAFTAVLGVIMVLALPLALVGLGLTAPQYGVLSGLTVYAVPQVLAAAQPGGVIAVQTGTLVKLIRVMMLGPVLLALGMTARAAASGAGAKVKLKHIAPWFIIGFALMMALRSAGAIPEGVVPPLAHASNALTVLAMAALGLSVDIRALGRAGGRVIATAVLSIGVLTAIALGLIFVLQIG
- a CDS encoding LysR substrate-binding domain-containing protein, which produces MTLEQLVVFVAVAEREHLTRAAEALHLTPSAVSSAIRKLEDFYSVTLFDRVGRGIVLTAEGRVFLDEARATLARVRSAERVLGELGGLERGALSVFASQTIASYWLPQVLMRFHARYPGIELRLSIGNTMAVAEAVAGGEAELGYIEGTLDNPLLAKRHLTDDALMVVVAPGHPLADGRPVTPGELARQAAFVLREEGSGTRFEFEHAMAGFGIAPADLNVVMVLPSNEAVLSAVRSGHAATAISGAVAAPWLASGELKRVNFDLPSRAFQLLSHRERHLSKAASELVAFSLASQPAEPGAGPLRAGGACSTAT
- a CDS encoding VOC family protein; amino-acid sequence: MHLKSIHHIQLAMPEGREDEARAFYAGVLGVPEVEKPDNLRARGGCWFERGELRIHLGVEQDFRPAKKAHPAFLVDDVAAVAAAVEKAGHVVTPDAPLEGFLRTYVYDPFGNRIELMQVLD
- a CDS encoding DNA-3-methyladenine glycosylase I; amino-acid sequence: MSETAGLITGDDGRDRCFWHGNLPDYLRYHDEEWGRPVTDDVRLFEKICLEGFQSGLSWLTILRKRENFRAGFDGFDFHKVARYGEKDVQRLLADAGIIRHRGKIEATINNAARAIDMEAEFGSLAAYFWAHEPGPEDRPRVVDLETLRANPTTPVSVKISKDLRKRGWKFVGPTTVYAFMQAMGLVNDHIEGCCCRDEVERLRAALKRPVAS
- a CDS encoding outer membrane protein translates to MLRLTAPAGMLLLAASFAASADRASAETAFSVYGGYQTAPHSPIEINGADAFTAGWEGRSFNWPAYWGARATYWLDRYKQPNLGIALDFSHAKVYADDATFAKSGWSHFEFTDGLNLLTLNALYRFPTKDSKWTPYVGLGAGINVPHVEVTRPSGRTYGYQFGGPTVQAQAGVSYSFAKNWDAFVEYKANYSWVDVEIDSGDRMKTGILTNAVNLGVSFRF
- a CDS encoding catalase, whose translation is MADKPTLTTTAGAAVPDNQNSITAGPRGGVMIQDYQLIEKLAHQNRERIPERVVHAKGWGAFGTLKITGDISKYTKAKCLQPGAETPMLARFSTVAGELGAADAERDVRGFALKFYTEDGNWDLVGNNTPVFFVRDPYKFPDFIHTQKRHPRTNLRSPKAMWDFWSLSPESLHQVTILMSDRGIPVDPTFMNGYGSHTYSLWNDAGERFWVKFHFKTEQGHRHYTNDEAETLIGKSRETYQEALFDKVETGNYPRWKVQVQIMPEADADKTSYNPFDLTKVWPHGDYPPIDIGVMELNRNADNYFAEIEQAAFSPSNIVPGISHSPDKMLQARIFSYADAHRYRLGTHYEALPVNAPKCPVHHYHKDGQMNFFGQKTGATDAYYEPNSMGGAVEDRSAMEPPLAIEGDMGRFNHREGNDDFSQPRALFELFDDGQKARLFDNIAAAMGGVPGEIIERQLALFKQVHPDYEAGVRAALKEAHGYEANAISTPGTPNAAE